One stretch of Pseudovibrio brasiliensis DNA includes these proteins:
- a CDS encoding phytanoyl-CoA dioxygenase family protein: MTLTDTANTIDTDQYQSEGFLFPIKVLGSDDAIRMRAELEAVEKLQGHPLDKAQCNKSYLLYDWADELVHHPVILDAVEQLIGPDILCLMTNLFTKEAGSKSYVSMHQDAAYWGVDADDVVTAWVALSPATAQSGVMKVEPGSHKSIRTQINTYAKDNLLTRGQEIPVEELEPERQIYMELKPGEMSLHHFQLVHGSDANTTDDRRIGFAIRYVAAKSNVRADNQSALLVRGQNHTNITMEQRSKGQNPTQRYREHARAMRRLVRSMLLPEKEAGLGERARLFITRQAAVLLTYYRQIKGG, encoded by the coding sequence ATGACATTGACAGACACCGCCAACACAATCGACACAGACCAATACCAAAGCGAGGGATTTTTGTTCCCAATCAAGGTGTTGGGATCAGACGACGCCATCCGCATGCGTGCGGAGCTGGAGGCCGTCGAAAAGCTACAAGGCCATCCACTCGACAAGGCACAGTGCAACAAATCCTACCTGTTGTATGACTGGGCGGACGAGTTGGTGCACCATCCGGTTATTCTGGATGCGGTTGAACAGCTGATCGGCCCGGATATTCTGTGCCTGATGACCAACCTATTCACCAAGGAAGCGGGCAGCAAATCCTATGTCTCCATGCATCAGGATGCAGCTTACTGGGGCGTGGACGCGGACGATGTGGTCACCGCCTGGGTTGCGCTCAGCCCTGCGACGGCTCAGTCTGGCGTGATGAAGGTGGAACCGGGCAGCCACAAATCCATCCGCACGCAAATCAACACCTACGCCAAAGACAACCTGCTCACCCGCGGACAGGAAATTCCGGTTGAGGAGTTGGAACCGGAACGTCAGATCTATATGGAGCTGAAGCCCGGAGAGATGTCTTTGCATCATTTCCAGCTGGTGCATGGCTCTGACGCCAACACTACAGATGACCGACGTATTGGCTTTGCCATCCGCTATGTGGCGGCCAAAAGCAATGTGCGGGCCGACAACCAGTCTGCTTTGCTGGTGCGCGGCCAAAACCACACCAACATCACCATGGAACAGCGCAGCAAGGGCCAGAACCCGACACAGCGCTACCGCGAACACGCCCGCGCCATGCGTAGATTGGTCAGGTCTATGCTTCTTCCGGAAAAAGAGGCAGGATTGGGAGAACGCGCGCGATTATTCATCACGCGTCAGGCCGCAGTGCTGTTAACGTACTATCGGCAGATTAAGGGGGGATAA
- a CDS encoding TetR/AcrR family transcriptional regulator yields MTVDVDRRTIKPEALETLRKTILEIFSSGMYQDVGIRQICQQARVSPQTVYKYFGNKEEMLYACIKGDLENLYAEAMQAAQEAESTVDKCLTFLDIWCEFYFANPSIARIVFLNIPQAYWMGQTQFTHVALHDETTRIIADGQSEGTVWDETSAELLGQAIMGMAHRLLTRWLMTDNVSGEETKQALAKSIKKLLQP; encoded by the coding sequence ATGACCGTGGACGTAGACCGCAGAACAATAAAGCCGGAAGCGCTTGAAACACTTCGCAAAACCATTCTGGAGATCTTCTCCTCCGGAATGTATCAGGACGTGGGAATCCGGCAGATCTGCCAGCAGGCACGTGTGAGCCCACAAACGGTTTACAAGTACTTTGGCAACAAGGAGGAGATGCTCTACGCTTGCATCAAAGGGGATCTTGAAAACCTTTATGCAGAAGCGATGCAGGCAGCCCAAGAGGCTGAGAGCACGGTCGATAAGTGCCTTACCTTTCTGGATATCTGGTGCGAGTTCTATTTCGCCAACCCAAGCATCGCCCGCATCGTGTTCCTGAACATTCCGCAGGCCTATTGGATGGGCCAAACCCAGTTCACGCACGTTGCTTTGCATGATGAAACCACGCGTATCATCGCAGACGGCCAGAGTGAGGGAACCGTCTGGGATGAAACATCCGCTGAGCTGCTGGGACAGGCCATCATGGGCATGGCCCACCGCCTGCTCACCCGCTGGCTGATGACCGATAATGTCAGCGGCGAGGAAACCAAGCAGGCCCTCGCAAAAAGCATCAAAAAACTTCTGCAGCCTTAA